One genomic region from Rosa rugosa chromosome 1, drRosRugo1.1, whole genome shotgun sequence encodes:
- the LOC133727144 gene encoding auxin-responsive protein SAUR76-like, with the protein MAKGGKLLKLKSVLKKWNSFSKSNRHSINSVASADDDSYSSSNDVVSSRDIQAVYVGKSRRRYLVGPDVVHHPLFKELAERSSDDDTINVACEVVLFEHLLWMLENADPQPESMDELVEFYAC; encoded by the coding sequence ATGGCGAAAGGTGGAAAGCTACTGAAGCTCAAGTCGGTCCTCAAGAAGTGGAACTCATTCAGCAAAAGCAACCGCCACAGCATCAACTCTGTAGCCTCCGCCGACGACGACAGCTACTCTTCCTCCAACGACGTCGTCTCCTCCAGAGACATCCAAGCCGTCTACGTCGGCAAGTCCCGAAGACGCTACCTCGTGGGCCCCGACGTCGTCCACCACCCCCTCTTCAAGGAACTGGCGGAGAGATCCTCAGACGACGACACAATCAATGTCGCATGTGAGGTGGTGCTATTCGAGCACCTGCTCTGGATGCTCGAAAACGCCGATCCTCAGCCGGAATCGATGGACGAACTCGTCGAGTTCTACGCTTGCTGA